A segment of the Tissierellales bacterium genome:
GTAGAAACATTCCTGATATAGTCACCTTCAATAAGGAGCTTATTTTAGTATTTCCTAAAGCTCTATGAAATTTTTCAGGTGATAAGAGATCACGCAATAGCCCCGCAATAGCAAAACTAAATATTAGCCATGGCGAGGCTCCATTTAACATGTTTATTGCAGCAAGCAGAATTGATTTCATAAAATCAAATATAACCATATCCTTAACTCATCTCCATTCAGCACAATTCCTCAACTGCATTTTGTATTTCTTTTTCAATAATGTCTTTTGATAGCCTGTCTATCTTTTTCTTTCCATTAATAATCATAGTACCTCTAAATATAACACCATATCTTTTTATATAATCAAAATCTTTACCTGCATAATAAATCTTAACTTCAACCTTATCATCGTATTTTGCTGCAGCAGCCTCCACAGCCCTGGTATTACCGTCACATCCAGCTCATGTATTTATAAACTCTACAAACACCTTGGACAATTACAACACCCCCAACTTCATGTGCTATATGTAGTTTTATAGATTCTTAAGTTAATGGATGTTTTTTAATATTCTAGTTTAATATACTAGTTATAAATCTTAT
Coding sequences within it:
- the saoT gene encoding thioredoxin-like (seleno)protein SaoT encodes the protein MSKVFVEFINTUAGCDGNTRAVEAAAAKYDDKVEVKIYYAGKDFDYIKRYGVIFRGTMIINGKKKIDRLSKDIIEKEIQNAVEELC